A single genomic interval of Arachis duranensis cultivar V14167 chromosome 7, aradu.V14167.gnm2.J7QH, whole genome shotgun sequence harbors:
- the LOC127740692 gene encoding ATPase 1, plasma membrane-type-like isoform X1, translating into MTSLEDIKKEIVDLERIPVEEAFRELNCTKDGLTNKEGQKRLEEKKAIHQTHSFLSKIIESKVLKFLGFIWNPLLWVMELAAIMAAIALAIGGNEPPDWQDFLGIVVLLIINSTIRFIKENNAGKAAAALMAGLAPKTKV; encoded by the exons atGACGAGCCTCGAAGACATCAAGAAGGAGATTGTTGATCTT GAGCGGATTCCTGTTGAAGAAGCGTTCCGAGAATTGAACTGTACCAAGGATGGACTCACCAATAAGGAAGGCCAAAAGAGATTGGAAGAAAAGAAGGCAATCCATCAAACTCATTCATTCCTTTCTAAGATAATT GAGAGCAAGGTGCTCAAGTTCTTGGGCTTCATTTGGAACCCTCTTTTATGGGTGATGGAACTAGCTGCCATCATGGCCGCCATTGCATTAGCAATTGGAGGG AATGAGCCACCGGATTGGCAAGATTTTCTGGGTATAGTAGTGCTATTAATCATAAACTCCACCATCCGttttataaaagagaataatgcagGAAAAGCGGCAGCAGCACTCATGGCAGGCCTTGCCCCTAAAACCAAGgtataa
- the LOC127740692 gene encoding ATPase 1, plasma membrane-type-like isoform X2 yields MTSLEDIKKEIVDLERIPVEEAFRELNCTKDGLTNKEGQKRLEEKKESKVLKFLGFIWNPLLWVMELAAIMAAIALAIGGNEPPDWQDFLGIVVLLIINSTIRFIKENNAGKAAAALMAGLAPKTKV; encoded by the exons atGACGAGCCTCGAAGACATCAAGAAGGAGATTGTTGATCTT GAGCGGATTCCTGTTGAAGAAGCGTTCCGAGAATTGAACTGTACCAAGGATGGACTCACCAATAAGGAAGGCCAAAAGAGATTGGAAGAAAAGAAG GAGAGCAAGGTGCTCAAGTTCTTGGGCTTCATTTGGAACCCTCTTTTATGGGTGATGGAACTAGCTGCCATCATGGCCGCCATTGCATTAGCAATTGGAGGG AATGAGCCACCGGATTGGCAAGATTTTCTGGGTATAGTAGTGCTATTAATCATAAACTCCACCATCCGttttataaaagagaataatgcagGAAAAGCGGCAGCAGCACTCATGGCAGGCCTTGCCCCTAAAACCAAGgtataa